Proteins from one Camelina sativa cultivar DH55 chromosome 8, Cs, whole genome shotgun sequence genomic window:
- the LOC104709620 gene encoding putative protease Do-like 11, mitochondrial: MVFRSCVVTVGRYSRARVLSLLSSFFFYPICNNAQPTVPTASQVSRYNDLYRKSTVAAERRSVLSYAVTCRRKIHTMQEGDKKIERWNKIEESCPIDELMLDSVVEVSSTSTLYSKFKPWQTLEEKSSKGSGFAIAGSKILTNAHVVRAMNDHTSVNVKKHGSPINYKAKVQKISHECDLAILEIDSDEFWDGINPLELGDIPPLGEVVSVVGGENICVTKGLVLRVETKKYNHSDKDLLSIQIDASIDHGNTGGPVIMGNKVVGVAYAFYSTKNSGFVIPTPIIKHFITGVQESRQYSGFGSLDLSYQSLENVHIRNHFKMSPEMTGILINKVYSSWGAHKILRKYDIILAIDGVPIGNDEKVPFQNKNRINFSHLVSLKKPGEKALVKILRKGKEHEYNITLKPVKPNVKVQQFYNLPSYYIFGGFVFVPLTKAYSDNLSLSGCKCALYDTYRKAGEHQLVIISKILEDDINKGYQRLDDLQVKKVNRVKVKNLKHLCELVEKCSTKYLRLVLEDDKVMVLNTESAKKATLKIMERHKIKSVISKDICLPMLLDNPFKDNRINLLPWSILPMFDLVHKD; the protein is encoded by the exons ATGGTTTTCCGGTCGTGTGTTGTTACGGTGGGCCGGTACTCGAGAGCTAGGGTTCTTAGtttactctcttcttttttcttttatccaatTTGCAATAATGCACAACCAACGGTACCAACGGCCAGCCAAGTTTCCAGATACAACGATCTATACAGGAAGAGCACGGTGGCAGCGGAGAGGCGTTCGGTTCTTTCATATGCAGTAACTTGCCGAAGAAAGATCCATACAATGCAGGAAGGTGATAAGAAGATAGAACGGTGGAATAAAATAGAAGAAAGTTGTCCGATTGATGAACTGATGTTGGACTCGGTTGTAGAGGTATCCTCTACCTCTACCCTGTACAGCAAATTCAAACCTTGGCAGACTCTAGAAGAAAAATCATCCAAAGGCTCTG GATTTGCAATCGCGGGAAGTAAAATTCTTACGAACGCTCATGTGGTGAGGGCAATGAATGATCACACATCCGTGAACGTCAAAAAACATGGCTCTCCAATCAATTACAAAGCAAAAGTTCAAAAGATTTCACATGAATGTGATTTGGCTATCTTGGAGATCGATAGCGACGAGTTTTGGGATGGTATAAATCCCTTGGAGCTCGGAGATATACCACCACTCGGAGAAGTTGTGtctgttgttg GTGGTGAAAATATCTGCGTTACAAAAGGTCTCGTACTTAGAGTTGAAACTAAAAAATACAATCACAGTGACAAGGATCTGCTATCAATACAAATTGATGCAAGTATCGACCATGGAAATACTGGTGGCCCGGTAATTATGGGAAACAAAGTCGTTGGTGTAGCATATGCATTTTACTCTACAAAGAACTCAGG TTTTGTGATCCCAACTCCAATAATTAAGCATTTTATAACTGGTGTTCAAGAAAGCAGACAATATTCTGGTTTCGGCTCATTGGATCTATCATATCAATCTCTTGAAAACGTTCACATCCGTAATCATTTTAAGATGAGCCCTGAAATGACAGGAATTCTTATAAACAAAGTATATTCGTCGTGGGGGGCACACaagattttgagaaaatatGACATCATTCTTGCAATTGATGGTGTTCCGATAGGAAATGATGAGAAAG TTcctttccaaaacaaaaatcgtATAAATTTCTCCCACCTGGTTTCTTTAAAGAAACCAGGTGAAAAGGCCTTAGTTAAAATTTTACGAAAGGGAAAAGAGCATGAGTACAATATCACTCTTAAACCG GTGAAACCAAACGTTAAAGTGcaacaattttataatcttcCAAGTTATTACATATTTgggggttttgtttttgtgcctCTCACTAAAGCATATAGTGATAATTTGAGCCTTAGTGGGTGTAAATGTGCATTATATGATACGTACAGAAAGGCTGGTGAACATCAACTAGTCATAATTTCCAAG ATATTAGAAGATGACATCAACAAAGGATATCAAAGATTAGATGATTTGCAg GTGAAGAAAGTGAACAGAGTGAAAGTTAAGAATTTGAAGCATCTATGCGAGCTAGTAGAGAAATGTAGCACCAAATATTTGAGGTTGGTCTTAGAAGATGATAAGGTTATGGTCCTCAACACTGAATCTGCTAAAAAGGCAACGTTGAAGATCATGGAACGTCACAAAATAAAGTCGGTCATATCTAAGGACATTTGTCTTCCTATGTTGCTAGATAATCCGTTCAAAGACAATAGGATCAACCTACTTCCTTGGAGTATTCTTCCTATGTTTGATCTAGTACACAaggattga